The genomic segment AAATTAGAGATAATGATATTGGAAGCACCCCCATTTGAATATGCGACAAACAGAAGATCACCCCACATGCACAAATTCCGCACCTTATAGTAATAAGGAGAGATATTCAGAGTTTCATAACTTACACTCACCAATCGACTCCAAGATCTTTCGTCTCGAACGTCCTTCAATGCCAATACAACAAAGACTGTCTTCCCTTTCTCTAAAGAAACACAAAGACAACCATTGAAAACTCCCAtagaaagaaaagcaaaatcTATGGGGACGAATTCAGGCACCGACAAACATCTGAAAGTATCGTTATTTAGATCATAGGAAAATATTTGTAGCTTCTTAGTTCTCGATTCTCCCAAAGAAGCTCCTATCCAGTTAACAGTGCCATTCAGAGAGTATCCATTACTGTCAAGAGTGAAAAAAGTCATCGGATAGGTCATTAAAGAACGTCTCCAACATACGTCACTCATGGAGTAAACCCACACACTCGTTTGACGTGTACGAAATTTCACAACCATTGCTACCACCTTGTAACTTCCCTCCTATCATCGTACCCAAACCCAAAATTCATATCATGGCGAACATCAGTGCCGAGACGCAGTCTTGGTGAAGGTTTGGAGCAAATTTTGGTGGCAGGGTTCCAAAAGCAGACCCAGTGCTCTACATACTCCTTTGTGGAAAGAGAGTGATGTAGAGAAAGCAAACCATTGCAAGAAcccaataaatatttatagggTTTGGGGCATCGCAAGATACGACCACAAGAAGAGCGTGCAGGCTTTTGGATTAAACAAGGTAGATAGCATAAACGAGCAGAGAAACATTGACTCTTGAATTTCTGTGTCGTCAGTAAGAGGATTTGTGGGTTTCTGAAAGACCTTTCAAGGTGCAATTTCACCAAGTAAGGATCGGATATAAGAAATTTCCATGTCTTTGAAACGCACCTGAATCGCATGAGACTCGTCACAGGAAGCCATGACAGAATTTCCAGTATGAGTTCATCAAGGAGTATTCTACCAGAAGAAATTGCCATTGATCTTTCTTCCAAAATCCTGTGAGATCGGCTGTCGCAACCCTAATATATAGTTtacaatatatagtttatttgaGTTACGGGTTAAACGActtaattcacttttttttttaaataaaaaaattataattttttattttaaatctaaataaacgttACTAATGTTAAATTctaaagacaattaaaaaaatatcatacaaatctcaaaatatgtacaaaaagcgaataattaaaattttaatattgataatttttctatcacttccatttataatattagagtcttaaacagataaatctataatatttttctctcttcaaacatttcttttttattaccatctacaatgtaataaaataattgctaactaataatattgaaacacaaaataataaataaataaataaaattatgtgggttggtgagccaacccggctcactacAGGTTTAACCCGGTGAGCCGAGTTCTAAGTGAGCCGGATTGAAAACTACttcgcataaaaaaattacatttttttcaaattcaatctgGCTCAAACTCTTGATAAGCTGGGTTGGCTCGCGGGttacaactcattttgacaCCGCAtaagaaaattacatttttttcaaatccaacccggctcaaacccgtggtgagacACGTTAGCTCGCGAAttacaactcattttgacagCAATAGAGTTTACTCCCATAAGAATAGATACCATGCaaattgtaattataaatatttcttttaagttttaaaataatttagaaacaaCCTATTCACTTAATTTCAAACTGGGTCAATAATTTTTCTAActttcattcatttattttatcaatttatattttcatgcatatatatttttttctctttatatttcTAACAACTTTCACTTtaatcatcttcatcttcaccatTCTACTTCACACTACTTTTTTCTCCATTTACACAATTCCATTTTAatctaaaaacacaaaaatacaaTCGCTAGAAACCAATACATAAATTTTTGATTGATATTCACATAAGacaattcaataaattaaacgtatttgtaaaattgatcCACGATACAaacaatttacatatatatatatatatatatatatatatatatatatatatatatatatatatatatatatatgtatatatatatataactttgtaTTAACTGTGGAA from the Vigna angularis cultivar LongXiaoDou No.4 chromosome 3, ASM1680809v1, whole genome shotgun sequence genome contains:
- the LOC128195849 gene encoding F-box/kelch-repeat protein At3g23880-like translates to MAISSGRILLDELILEILSWLPVTSLMRFRCVSKTWKFLISDPYLVKLHLERSFRNPQILLLTTQKFKSQCFSARLCYLPCLIQKPARSSCGRILRCPKPYKYLLGSCNGLLSLHHSLSTKEYVEHWVCFWNPATKICSKPSPRLRLGTDVRHDMNFGFGYDDRREVTSNGYSLNGTVNWIGASLGESRTKKLQIFSYDLNNDTFRCLSVPEFVPIDFAFLSMGVFNGCLCVSLEKGKTVFVVLALKDVRDERSWSRLVSVSYETLNISPYYYKVRNLCMWGDLLFVAYSNGGASNIIISNLKENKVERTQTYYKKFLYYIFSCHYVPSLILPI